A window from Cydia pomonella isolate Wapato2018A chromosome 8, ilCydPomo1, whole genome shotgun sequence encodes these proteins:
- the LOC133520360 gene encoding organic cation transporter protein-like, translating into MEVDKLCNEERETIATEDDEDYLVKTIGAFGAWQAKVCILATMTRFLAMWNMLNIMFLTYDNKFICVKFNGTRLNVSTSTCYDNCVEYAFDEGIFVKSFVADFELICEKAWMASFTQSILMFGLLFGVYLFGWLSDRFGRRKAIFSSAFLVVVLMVASSFAPDYWTFCTLRFFTGVSTGGVLIVSIVMVLEVVGPQHREAAGCGINLPDGLAEASLVSFVQFSPTWRIYLLTMSGASALIVAFLVLLPESPRWLIARGRLDEAKALMTKAAKCNNLDLTTTEDNINSIYSRESKEIKTTTYCDLFKTKKLFTRTLCSTLVWMISGMEYFGITQYCTFLGTNVFVSVVIMGLMQIPAAFIATWLNKVYGRKATIISNLSITGLTMLLLIFTSPDHWAALTLGIVGLWAVTITFNVLYIYVSELFPTPLRNMGYGVSSSGAKIGAMVAPFIANLSPHWIPSLIFSVLAFLGAGVCCALPETKGRALEDELGHAD; encoded by the exons ATGGAGGTTGACAAGCTATGTAATGAAGAACGTGAAACTATAGCCACTGAAGACGATGAAGACTACCTAGTGAAAACAATAGGTGCTTTTGGCGCGTGGCAAGCCAAAGTATGCATTCTCGCCACAATGACAAGATTTCTGGCTATGTGGAACATGTTGAACATCATGTTCCTGACCTATGACAACAAGTTCATTTGTGTGAAATTCAACGGGACACGTCTTAACGTATCAACATCAACATGTTACGATAACTGCGTCGAGTACGCATTTGATGAAGGTATTTTTGTCAAAAGTTTTGTGGCGGATTTTGAACTGATCTGTGAAAAGGCCTGGATGGCTAGTTTTACGCAATCGATATTGATGTTCGGTTTGCTGTTTggagtttatttatttggatgGCTTTCTGACAG ATTTGGACGTCGCAAAGCGATCTTTTCCTCTGCGTTTCTCGTGGTGGTTCTGATGGTGGCTTCCAGCTTCGCCCCCGATTACTGGACATTCTGTACTCTTCGGTTCTTTACCGGTGTTTCTACGGGCGGAGTGCTCATCGTAAGCATCGTCATGGTACTTGAGGTGGTGGGCCCACAACATAGGGAGGCCGCAG GTTGCGGAATCAACTTACCAGATGGTCTCGCAGAAGCCTCTCTGGTCTCCTTCGTCCAGTTCTCGCCGACCTGGAGAATATACCTCCTCACCATGAGCGGTGCGTCTGCCCTCATCGTGGCGTTTCTGGTCTTGCTGCCTGAATCTCCGCGGTGGCTGATAGCTAGAGGACGATTGGATGAGGCGAAGGCATTGATGACGAAGGCGGCTAAATG TAATAACCTGGATCTTACGACCACAGAAGACAACATAAACAGCATTTATTCAAGAGAATCCAAAGAAATTAAAACCACAACATACTGCGACCTGTTCAAAACGAAGAAGCTGTTCACTAGAACATTGTGTTCTACGCTGGTGTGGATGATATCTGGAATGGAGTACTTCGGCATCACGCAATACTGCACGTTCTTGGGGACGAATGTGTTCGTCTCAGTCGTCATTATGGGGTTGATGCAG ataccTGCTGCTTTCATAGCAACCTGGCTGAACAAAGTTTACGGCAGAAAAGCAACTATTATAAGCAATCTATCCATCACAGGCCTCACCATGTTACTTCTCATCTTCACATCTCCTGACCACTGGGCCGCTCTGACGTTAGGAATCGTCGGCCTCTGGGCTGTGACCATAACTTTCAACGTCCTTTATATATACGTGTCTGAATTATTTCCTACTCCTTTAAGGAATATGGGCTATGGTGTGAGCTCTTCAGGGGCTAAGATTGGAGCAATGGTAGCTCCTTTTATA
- the LOC133520359 gene encoding organic cation transporter protein-like: MRAAVIFILTLTNEGETSHLIASNRYQILNMELENTPKKSRECDINEDYIEKTIGAFGVWQAKVCVLASLTRFLAMWNMLNIMFLTYDSSFTCVRFNRSQPGNVTPSTCYENCVKYEFGEGLFLKGFVEEFALICDRAWMTSFAQTILMFGLLFGVSLFGWISDRFGRSKAMFYSAFLVVVFMLGSCFAPDYWTFCGLRFLIGVATGGQMIVAVVLVLEVVGSRHREITGACISLPDGIAEATLVAFAHFAPTWRVYLLSMCTVSALLMVFQILLPESPRWLMSRGQEEKARKILTKAIICNNLSTTAVDEHFKSPIPTESKKKNKATYFNLFNSRKLAVRSLATVSVWIVNGVCFFGINQYCTFLGTNVYLSVVVMGLMQIPACFVATWLNKVFGRKATMISNFGIIGLTMLLLIFTPKDHWSALTLGIIGLWAVNITCNVLYVWVAELFPTPLRNMAYGMGSSGAKVGAMVAPFIANLGPHWMPSLIFSTISFLGVITCYILPETKGKKLEDDLDHANQPN, from the exons ATGCGAGCAGCTGTTATCTTTATTTTAACTCTAACCAACGAAGGTGAAACATCCCATTTAATCGCATCTAACCGGTATCAGATATTAAACATGGAGTTAGAAAATACGCCGAAAAAGAGCAGAGAATGTGATATTAATGAGGATTATATTGAGAAAACAATTGGTGCGTTCGGTGTGTGGCAGGCGAAAGTGTGCGTTCTTGCGTCCTTGACCAGATTCTTGGCTATGTGGAACATGTTAAATATAATGTTCCTGACCTACGACAGCAGCTTTACTTGTGTTAGATTCAACAGGTCTCAACCAGGGAATGTGACCCCTTCAACGTGCTACGAAAACTGTGTTAAGTACGAGTTCGGGGAAGGCCTGTTTCTCAAAGGTTTTGTGGAAGAGTTCGCACTGATTTGCGATAGAGCCTGGATGACTAGTTTTGCACAGACCATACTGATGTTTGGTTTGCTCTTCGGAGTTTCTTTGTTTGGATGGATCTCAGACAG ATTTGGCCGCAGCAAAGCGATGTTTTATTCCGCTTTCCTGGTGGTGGTTTTCATGTTAGGTTCCTGTTTCGCGCCGGACTATTGGACGTTCTGCGGTCTACGGTTCCTTATTGGAGTCGCCACTGGTGGGCAGATGATCGTAGCCGTTGTTCTCGTATTGGAGGTGGTTGGATCCCGACATCGAGAGATTACTG GTGCCTGTATATCCTTGCCCGATGGTATCGCCGAGGCAACCTTAGTTGCCTTCGCTCATTTTGCCCCTACCTGGAGGGTATACTTGCTGTCAATGTGCACTGTGTCAGCTCTGTTGATGGTCTTCCAAATATTGCTGCCCGAATCCCCGCGGTGGTTGATGTCTAGGGGACAAGAGGAAAAAGCAAGGAAGATTTTGACAAAGGCTATTATTTG tAACAATTTGAGTACAACTGCTGTGGATGAACATTTCAAAAGCCCAATTCCAACTGAATCCAAGAAGAAAAACAAAGCGACGTATTTCAATCTGTTCAATTCAAGGAAGTTAGCTGTCAGGAGTTTGGCCACTGTCTCCGTTTGGATCGTGAACGGAGTCTGCTTCTTTGGCATCAACCAATATTGCACGTTTTTGGGCACGAATGTTTATCTTTCTGTTGTTGTCATGGGACTCATGCAG atacCAGCTTGCTTCGTCGCAACATGGCTGAACAAAGTATTTGGTAGAAAAGCAACTATGATAAGCAATTTCGGCATTATTGGCCTGACCATGTTACTACTGATATTTACTCCAAAAGATCATTGGAGTGCTTTAACTTTGGGAATCATCGGATTGTGGGCAGTTAATATTACTTGCAACGTTCTCTACGTTTGGGTCGCAGAATTGTTCCCTACTCCATTAAGGAACATGGCTTACGGTATGGGTTCTTCGGGAGCTAAGGTCGGAGCTATGGTTGCCCCTTTCATTGCGAATCTCGGTCCTCATTGGATGCCGTCGTTAATATTCTCAACAATATCATTCTTAGGTGTTATCACTTGTTACATTTTGCCAGAAACAAAAGGGAAGAAATTAGAAGACGACTTAGATCATGCAAATCAACCAAATTAG
- the LOC133520361 gene encoding solute carrier family 22 member 3-like, with product MFGSSFAPDYWTFCALRFFMGVATGGQMIVAVVIVLEVVGARHRELAGACISLPDGIAEASLVAFANFSPTWRIYLLSISTVSTLLMLIQILLPESPRWLMSTGQVDKARMIMTKAVTCNNLNTAAVEENINSKTPTDPKEKHNTTYLDLFKSKKISIRTLAVIFIWITHGMCFFGINQYCTFLGSNVFLSVIVMGLIQLPACFVATWLNKVYGRKATMISNLGITGLTMLLLIFTKKDNWAALTLGIIGLWAVNITCNVAYVWVSELFPTQLRNMAYGMGSSGAKVGAMIAPFVANLGPHWMPSLIFSIISFLGIGASYVLPETKGKNLEDDISHTD from the exons ATGTTTGGTTCCAGCTTCGCACCCGACTATTGGACGTTCTGCGCCCTGCGGTTCTTCATGGGGGTGGCCACAGGCGGGCAGATGATTGTTGCCGTTGTGATCGTGCTCGAGGTGGTCGGGGCTCGACATCGAGAGCTTGCAG GTGCCTGTATATCATTGCCCGACGGTATCGCCGAAGCTTCCCTGGTCGCTTTCGCCAACTTCTCTCCGACCTGGAGGATTTACCTGCTGTCCATCAGCACGGTGTCAACTCTTTTGATGCTTATCCAGATATTGTTGCCGGAATCCCCAAGATGGCTTATGTCGACGGGACAAGTTGATAAGGCAAGGATGATTATGACGAAGGCTGTTACGTG TAACAATTTGAACACTGCTGCTGTAGAAGAAAATATTAACAGCAAAACTCCAACCGATCCAAAGGAGAAACACAATACTACGTATTTAGATCTGTTCAAGTCAAAGAAAATATCGATTAGAACACTTGCAGTAATTTTCATATGGATCACCCACGGAATGTGCTTCTTCGGTATCAACCAGTACTGTACGTTTTTGGGCTCGAATGTGTTTCTCTCTGTGATAGTTATGGGCTTGATTCAG ctACCTGCATGCTTCGTCGCAACATGGCTGAACAAAGTTTATGGAAGAAAAGCAACTATGATAAGCAATTTAGGGATTACTGGTCTAACTATGTTACTGCTGATTTTTACTAAGAAAGACAACTGGGCTGCTTTGACGTTGGGAATCATTGGACTATGGGCAGTCAATATTACTTGTAACGTCGCTTACGTATGGGTCTCAGAATTGTTCCCTACTCAATTAAGGAACATGGCTTATGGTATGGGGTCTTCGGGAGCTAAGGTCGGAGCTATGATTGCGCCTTTCGTAGCAAATCTCGGGCCTCATTGGATGCCATCTTTAATATTCTCCATAATATCATTCTTAGGTATAGGCGCTAGTTATGTTTTGCCAGAGACTAAGGGGAAAAATTTAGAAGACGATATTAGTCATACAGATTAA